The DNA region GGGTGAAGTGAATGTCCAGGGCGAAACCGTCAAAAAAATGGATGTGTATGCTAATGAGGTGTTCATTTCCGTCTTTAAGCAAAGCGGTTTAGTCTGCCGTCTGGCCTCTGAGGAGATGGAGAAGCCTTACTACATCCCGGAGAACTGCCCGATCGGACGCTATACGCTGGTGTATGACCCGATCGATGGCTCCTCAAACATCGACACTAATATTAATGTGGGATCGATCTTTGCCATCCGCCAACAGCAAGGCGAAGACCTGGATGATTCAGCCAGCGATCTGCTCCAGAGCGGACGGCAACAAATTGCTGCAGGCTATATCCTGTATGGCCCCAGTACGATGCTGGTGTATTCCATTGGCAAAGGGGTACACGCTTTTACATTGGATCCCAGTCTGGGTGAATTCATTCTATCTAACGAGAATATTCAAACTCCTGAACACGGCCCCATCTACAGCGTTAATGAAGGGAACTTCTGGCAATGGGATGAAGGCATCCGGGATTACATTCGCTATATGCACCGTCACGAAGGCTACACGGCTCGTTATAGCGGTGCCCTGGTCGGAGATTTTCATCGCATTCTGTTCCAGGGAGGGGTGTTCCTGTATCCCGGAACGGTGAAGAAGCCGGAAGGTAAGCTGCGGTTGCTGTATGAATCTGCACCTTTAGCATTCCTGGCTGAACAAGCAGGAGGCCGTGCCAGCACTGGAACGCAAGATATTCTGGACGTGATCCCCGAAAAACTGCACCAACGCACACCCCTGATTGTGGGTAGTCGCGAGGACGTGGCGCTGGTGGAATCGTTTATTCAGGAACGGGCGCGGGAAGAGGCATCCGTAGCCGTTAAAACATAGCGGTGGGTTAGGTTTAAGTTTTGAGTTTTGAATTGTGGGGAAGTTAGTAAACCTTAACAACACAAGTCTTAAACCTTAGAACTTAAAACTCAAAACTTAAAATTTTTTTTGGAGTGGTAGACAATGACAGCAACGAACCATTTATTTGAGATTGAAGAACTGGGTCAGAGTATCTGGATGGATAATCTGACCCGCGATTTGATTGAGTCTGGGCAATTGCAGGAGATGATTGTTTCCCGTGGCTTACGGGGGATCACCTCCAACCCGGCGATTTTTGAGAAGGCGATCGCGGGCAACAAAATGTACGATGCCGATATTGAAGCTGGGATCAAGGCGAAAAAGCCATTGATGGAGATTTACGAATCCCTGGTGTTTGATGACATTCGCAAAGCCTGTGATATCTTCCGCCCGGTCTATGAATCCTCGGGTGGGTTGGATGGCTACATCAGCCTGGAAGTGCCGCCCACGATCGCCCACGACACCGAAAAAACCATTGAAGAGGCCCGCCGTTATTACCGGGAAATTGGTCGCGAAAACCTGATGATCAAAATTCCGGGAACGGAAAAAGGGTTGCCTGCTGTTGAGCAAGTAATTAGTGAAGGGATCAACGTCAACGTGACGCTATTGTTCTCAGTCCAGAGCTATGTAAATACGGCCTGGTCATACATTCGGGGATTAGAAAAGCGGGTAGCTGAGGGTCAGGACATTAGCAAAATTGCCTCGGTGGCCAGCTTCTTCCTGAGCCGAATTGATAGCAAGATTGACGATCGCATCGATGCCCGGTTGCAAGCAGGCGTTCCTGATATGGCAGTTCGTGAAAAACTGGAAGCCATTAAAGGAAAAGTAGCGATCGCTAACGCAAAAATCGCTTACCAGGAGTATAAGAAGATCATTCAAAGCGATCGCTGGCAAGCGCTGGCCGCCAAAGGAGCCAAGGTGCAACGGCTGCTCTGGGCCAGCACCAGCACCAAAAATCCTAATTACAGCGATGTTATGTATGTGGATGAATTGATCGGTCCCGATACCGTCAACACCCTACCCCCTGCCACGATCGAAGCCTGTGCCGATCACTGTCAGGTCAGCGATCGCATCGAATCTAACGTCGAAGCAGCGTATCGTTTAATCGACAGTCTCAAAGACCCCGACATCAACATCGACCTGGATGCCGTCATGGACGAGCTGCTGGTCGAAGGCATCGACAAATTCATCCAACCCTTCCAGTCCTTAATGAGTTCCCTTGAGGAAAAAGTTAATCGACTTGCCACGGTGGGATAAACGCTGAGTGTGAGCTAGAGATGTTTTGCAAAACGTTGCTAGCTCACACTACTCACTCTCCACCATCCACTATTCACTATCCACTTCCCCCGCGCCTATGGTTGCTCTTTTAGAAAATCCCCTCCGC from Leptodesmis sichuanensis A121 includes:
- the fbp gene encoding class 1 fructose-bisphosphatase, which produces MVDSYQPLDHELALDRDCTTLSRHVFQQLQNFGPDAQDLSALMNRIALAGKLVARRLSRAGLMEGVLGFTGEVNVQGETVKKMDVYANEVFISVFKQSGLVCRLASEEMEKPYYIPENCPIGRYTLVYDPIDGSSNIDTNINVGSIFAIRQQQGEDLDDSASDLLQSGRQQIAAGYILYGPSTMLVYSIGKGVHAFTLDPSLGEFILSNENIQTPEHGPIYSVNEGNFWQWDEGIRDYIRYMHRHEGYTARYSGALVGDFHRILFQGGVFLYPGTVKKPEGKLRLLYESAPLAFLAEQAGGRASTGTQDILDVIPEKLHQRTPLIVGSREDVALVESFIQERAREEASVAVKT
- the tal gene encoding transaldolase encodes the protein MTATNHLFEIEELGQSIWMDNLTRDLIESGQLQEMIVSRGLRGITSNPAIFEKAIAGNKMYDADIEAGIKAKKPLMEIYESLVFDDIRKACDIFRPVYESSGGLDGYISLEVPPTIAHDTEKTIEEARRYYREIGRENLMIKIPGTEKGLPAVEQVISEGINVNVTLLFSVQSYVNTAWSYIRGLEKRVAEGQDISKIASVASFFLSRIDSKIDDRIDARLQAGVPDMAVREKLEAIKGKVAIANAKIAYQEYKKIIQSDRWQALAAKGAKVQRLLWASTSTKNPNYSDVMYVDELIGPDTVNTLPPATIEACADHCQVSDRIESNVEAAYRLIDSLKDPDINIDLDAVMDELLVEGIDKFIQPFQSLMSSLEEKVNRLATVG